A window of the Diabrotica undecimpunctata isolate CICGRU chromosome 1, icDiaUnde3, whole genome shotgun sequence genome harbors these coding sequences:
- the LOC140434929 gene encoding uncharacterized protein: MIAKLIQLIASILGLIRNDYQEDNVKKGLTECRKASKKIRDSMRYAKTMGEKQHLEAQMRHVKTLRNQLKAEQKKGTGLNTRPETAYKRVQWDDSLSAFNSRIRTGVITNLKHKDPGSILVDCKALFKQFEIASGEKILKDTKYFTTSNSPIYKDTNLDEWFENHVSEPLSKKLEEFQERDSGWALKAVVNLGVNINKFTPQLGSSYVELPPQIKRKQACINVKNDDEACFAWAVVSALYPCRNNSALMTSYPHYSSILKLKGIQWPMTMRQIPNFEKQNDISINVYVLKKEKGDFATLPTFLTKNKKDKHVNLLLIQDKYDDTEGPIRYHYVWLKSLSRLLSKQLSKRKGTKYFCDGCLHYFRSQEKLNIHKACCSGRSDLICDRCLQPFSSSTQLEAHTVDCIRINETATKMPEESNKMLKFKNFRNKIKAPFAVYADLESALKSTGDPKKPQEHIPVAVGYFFKCSYDDTLSFYDSYRGKDCMKWFADKLNQLAEDVSTVFMCPYDINMTTQQESDFHAATHCHICEQRFSPEDKKVRDHDHLTPENNYRGAAHEGCNINYKDAHTIPVIFHNLSGYDAHFIVNDIATHIKGPVDLLPINKEKYISFTKHIDDARIKFRFIDSFRFMSYSLDKLASYLPEFPNLKSQYTSLPEENFHLLTKKGIMPYDYIDSFNKFAETSLPPIESFYNKLEDKPCPRPHYRRAQEVWSSFNCATLGDYVDLYMKTDILLLADIFERFRSSSLRTYNLDPAHYYTLPGFTWDAMLKYTGQELELLTDPDMHLFVERGIRGGLSQVCSKRRVKANNPYINNYDPSKPKTFLMYFDVNNQYGWAMSQYLPYGGFEWVDANIDVLSIADDASEGYILEVDLAYPQHLHDRHKDIPFCPESLNSKTMLPPTRPREQTKLMATLQDKERYVIHYRALKQALANGLILKKIHRVLKFKQAPWLKPYIDLNTNLRKAAKNEFEKDLFKLMNNAVFGKTMESVRKRVDIKLLTLWEGRYGAEARISSPLFKNATIFSENLVAVEMRRSEIWLDKPIYIGMCILDLAKTTIYDFQYGYLASRFGENFTTCYTDTDSVIVEIREQDPYDAMKEDCYKYFDTSDYRKDNIYGIPQVNKKVLGMMKDENEGRIMTDYIGLRSKLYTTKVVITEDKIEEKRRKLKEEEYEDDEIDAIIKIYGVTKKAKGVKKSVVNTKITFEDYVECLDNLKKVYASQNLIRSDKHHVYTITQRKIALSPNDDKRHHLPESYDTLPWGHYLIDSKMDVD, encoded by the exons ATGATTGCTAAACTTATTCAGCTAATTGCATCCATCTTGGGGTTGATTAGAAATGATTATCAGGAAGATAATGTTAAGAAAGGGCTGACTGAGTGTAGGAAAGCGAGTAAAAAGATACGAGATTCGATGAGATATGCCAAGACGATGGGTGAGAAGCAGCATTTAGAAGCTCAGATGAGGCATGTGAAAACGTTGAGAAACCAACTGAAGGCCGAACAAAAGAAGGGGACGGGACTTAACACTCGACCGGAGACTGCGTACAAGAGGGTACAATGGGATGATTCCTTATCTGCGTTCAACTCAAGAATTCGAACTGGAGTGATCACAAACCTTAAACATAAGGATCCGGGTAGTATCCTGGTAGATTGTAAGGCGCTATTCAAAC AATTCGAGATAGCTAGCGGTGAGAAAATCCTAAAAGACACCAAATATTTTACCACATCAAACTCTCCAATATACAAAGACACAAATCTTGACGAATGGTTTGAAAACCATGTGTCTGAACCCCTCAGCAAAAAGCTGGAGGAATTCCAAGAGAGAGATAGTGGCTGGGCACTAAAGGCTGTTGTTAACCTGGGGGTAAACATTAACAAATTTACACCTCAACTAGGCTCCTCATACGTCGAACTTCCTcctcaaataaaaagaaaacaggcaTGTATTAATGTTAAAAACGATGATGAGGCATGCTTTGCGTGGGCTGTCGTATCGGCATTATATCCATGTCGAAATAACTCTGCTTTAATGACATCTTACCCACACTACTCGAGCATATTAAAGTTGAAGGGAATACAGTGGCCAATGACGATGAGGCAGATTCctaattttgaaaaacagaatgaTATTTCAATTAATGTATAcgttttgaaaaaagaaaaaggagaTTTTGCGACCCTTCCTACATTTCTAACTAAAAACAAGAAGGATAAACATGTGAATTTGCTTTTAATTCAAGATAAATATGATGATACCGAAGGTCCTATTAGATACCATTACGTTTGGCTAAAAAGTTTGTCCCGCCTCCTCTCCAAGCAGCTTAGCAAACGTAAAGGAACCAAATATTTCTGCGATGGCTGCCTCCATTACTTTCGATCACAAGAAAAGTTAAATATTCATAAGGCATGCTGCAGCGGTCGATCAGATCTTATATGTGATAGATGCCTACAACCGTTTTCATCATCTACTCAGCTAGAAGCTCACACAGTAGATTGCATAAGAATTAATGAAACAGCCACTAAAATGCCCGAGGAAAgcaataaaatgttgaaatttaaGAATTTCCGGAATAAGATTAAAGCTCCCTTCGCCGTGTACGCAGATCTCGAGAGTGCTTTGAAAAGTACAGGAGATCCTAAAAAACCTCAAGAACATATTCCTGTAGCAGTTGGTTATTTCTTTAAATGCTCGTATGATGACACTTTGTCGTTTTATGACTCATATAGAGGAAAGGATTGCATGAAATGGTTCGCAGATAAACTTAATCAGCTTGCTGAGGATGTTTCTACGGTGTTTATGTGCCCATATGATATAAATATGACAACTCAGCAAGAGAGCGATTTCCATGCAGCCACTCATTGCCATATCTGCGAGCAACGCTTCTCTCCTGAAGATAAGAAAGTACGAGACCATGACCACCTCACTCCAGAAAATAATTACAGAGGTGCAGCTCATGAAGGGTGTAACATTAATTACAAAGATGCTCATACTATCCCAGTGATATTTCATAACCTTAGCGGATATGACGCCCACTTCATTGTTAATGATATTGCTACACACATCAAAGGTCCCGTAGATCTTCTTCCTATTAATAAGGAAAAATACATTTCTTTTACAAAACATATTGATGATGCTCGAATTAAATTCCGTTTTATCGACAGTTTTCGATTTATGTCTTATTCTCTTGATAAATTAGCTTCTTACCTCCCCGAGTTTCCTAATCTCAAGTCCCAATATACTTCGCTTCCAGAGGAGAATTTCCATCTTCTAACTAAAAAAGGTATCATGCCATATGATTATATTGATTCATTTAATAAATTTGCTGAAACGTCTCTACCTCCTATTGAGTCTTTTTACAATAAACTTGAGGATAAACCATGTCCTCGTCCACATTATCGTCGCGCTCAAGAAGTCTGGTCGTCATTCAATTGTGCAACTCTCGGGGATTATGTCGATTTATATATGAAAACtgacattcttcttcttgcagATATCTTTGAGCGATTCCGATCCAGCTCTCTTCGAACTTATAATCTTGACCCTGCTCACTATTATACTTTACCTGGTTTTACgtgggatgcaatgcttaaatatacAGGTCAAGAACTGGAGCTTTTAACCGATCCTGACATGCATTTGTTTGTTGAACGTGGTATTCGTGGTGGTCTTAGTCAAGTTTGCTCTAAAAGACGTGTGAAAGCTAACAATCCATACATCAACAACTATGACCCATCTAAACCAAAAACGTTTCTTATGTATTTTGATGTTAATAATCAGTATGGTTGGGCCATGTCTCAATATCTTCCATATgggggtttcgagtgggtcgatGCCAATATTGATGTCCTTTCCATTGCCGACGATGCTTCTGAAGGGTACATTCTCGAGGTTGATCTGGCGTACCCTCAACATCTTCATGATCGTCATAAAGATATCCCGTTTTGTCCTGAGTCTTTAAATTCTAAGACTATGCTTCCTCCTACACGTCCGCGAGAGCAGACTAAATTAATGGCTACCCTACAAGATAAAGAAAGATATGTAATACATTATAGAGCACTCAAACAGGCGCTTGCAAATGGATTGATCCTGAAAAAGATACATAGAGTATTGAAATTCAAACAGGCTCCATGGTTAAAGCCATATATCGATCTTAATACAAATCTCCGGAAGGCAGCGAAAAATGAGTTTGAAAAGGACCTTTTTAAGCTTATGAATAATGCAGTGTTCGGGAAGACTATGGAATCAGTGCGCAAGCGCGTTGATATAAAGTTGCTTACTTTGTGGGAGGGTCGTTACGGAGCTGAAGCTAGAATAAGTAGCCCATTGTTTAAGAATGCAACGATTTTTAGTGAAAACTTGGTAGCTGTTGAGATGCGTAGAAGTGAAATATGGTTAGATAAACCAATCTATATCGGAATGTGTATTTTAGACTTGGCTAAAACGACAATCTATGATTTTCAATATGGATACTTAGCTAGTAGGTTCGGTGAAAACTTTACAACTTGCTATACTGATACCGATAGTGTAATCGTGGAAATACGTGAACAAGACCCATATGATGCTATGAAAGAAGATtgctataaatattttgataccTCAGACTATCgtaaagacaatatttatggTATCCCTCAGGTTAACAAAAAGGTGTTGGGTATGATGAAAGATGAGAATGAAGGCCGAATAATGACTGACTACATAGGGCTCCGATCTAAATTGTATACAACAAAAGTAGTTATCACAGAAGATAAGATCGAAGAAAAGAGGAGGAAGTTGAAAGAGGAAGAATATGAGGATGATGAGATTGatgcaattattaaaatttatggtGTGACAAAGAAGGCGAAGGGGGTAAAGAAATCTGTGGTGAACACGAAAATTACGTTTGAGGACTATGTAGAGTGTTTGGATAACTTAAAAAAGGTGTATGCTTCACAGAATCTAATACGCTCAGATAAGCACCATGTTTATACCATAACACAAAGGAAGATTGCGCTAAGCCCCAATGATGATAAAAGACATCACCTTCCGGAGTCATATGATACACTTCCGTGGGGGCATTATTTAATTGATTCTAAGATGGATGTTGATTAA
- the LOC140434862 gene encoding uncharacterized protein codes for MIAKLIQLIASILGLIRNDYQEDNVKKGLTECRKASKKIRDSMRYAKTMGEKQHLEAQMRHVKTLRNQLKAEQKKGTGLNTRPETAYKRVQWDDSLSAFNSRIRTGVITNLKHKDPGSILVDCKALFKRRIQNALKKDEVVKVNTAFGGEFEIASGEKILKDTKYFTTSNSPIYKDTNLDEWFENHVSEPLSKKLEEFQERDSGWALKAVVNLGVNINKFTPQLGSSYVELPPQIKRKQACINVKNDDEACFAWAVVSALYPCRNNSALMTSYPHYSSILKLKGIQWPMTMRQIPNFEKQNDISINVYVLKKEKGDFATLPTFLTKNKKDKHVNLLLIQDKYDDTEGPIRYHYVWLKSLSRLLSKQLSKRKGTKYFCDGCLHYFRSQEKLNIHKACCSGRSDLICDRCLQPFSSSTQLEAHTVDCIRINETATKMPEESNKMLKFKNFRNKIKAPFAVYADLESALKSTGDPKKPQEHIPVAVGYFFKCSYDDTLSFYDSYRGKDCMKWFADKLNQLAEDVSTVFMCPYDINMTTQQESDFHAATHCHICEQRFSPEDKKVRDHDHLTPENNYRGAAHEGCNINYKDAHTIPVIFHNLSGYDAHFIVNDIATHIKGPVDLLPINKEKYISFTKHIDDARIKFRFIDSFRFMSYSLDKLASYLPEFPNLKSQYTSLPEENFHLLTKKGIMPYDYIDSFNKFAETSLPPIESFYNKLEDKPCPRPHYRRAQEVWSSFNCATLGDYVDLYMKTDILLLADIFERFRSSSLRTYNLDPAHYYTLPGFTWDAMLKYTGQELELLTDPDMHLFVERGIRGGLSQVCSKRRVKANNPYINNYDPSKPKTFLMYFDVNNQYGWAMSQYLPYGGFEWVDANIDVLSIADDASEGYILEVDLAYPQHLHDRHKDIPFCPESLNSKTMLPPTRPREQTKLMATLQDKERYVIHYRALKQALANGLILKKIHRVLKFKQAPWLKPYIDLNTNLRKAAKNEFEKDLFKLMNNAVFGKTMESVRKRVDIKLLTLWEGRYGAEARISSPLFKNATIFSENLVAVEMRRSEIWLDKPIYIGMCILDLAKTTIYDFQYGYLASRFGENFTTCYTDTDSVIVEIREQDPYDAMKEDCYKYFDTSDYRKDNIYGIPQVNKKVLGMMKDENEGRIMTDYIGLRSKLYTTKVVITEDKIEEKRRKLKEEEYEDDEIDAIIKIYGVTKKAKGVKKSVVNTKITFEDYVECLDNLKKVYASQNLIRSDKHHVYTITQRKIALSPNDDKRHHLPESYDTLPWGHYLIDSKMDVD; via the coding sequence ATGATTGCTAAACTTATTCAGCTAATTGCATCCATCTTGGGGTTGATTAGAAATGATTATCAGGAAGATAATGTTAAGAAAGGGCTGACTGAGTGTAGGAAAGCGAGTAAAAAGATACGAGATTCGATGAGATATGCCAAGACGATGGGTGAGAAGCAGCATTTAGAAGCTCAGATGAGGCATGTGAAAACGTTGAGAAACCAACTGAAGGCCGAACAAAAGAAGGGGACGGGACTTAACACTCGACCGGAGACTGCGTACAAGAGGGTACAATGGGATGATTCCTTATCTGCGTTCAACTCAAGAATTCGAACTGGAGTGATCACAAACCTTAAACATAAGGATCCGGGTAGTATCCTGGTAGATTGTAAGGCGCTATTCAAACGTAGGATTCAAAACGCGCTAAAGAAGGATGAGGTAGTTAAAGTTAATACTGCTTTTGGGGGAGAATTCGAGATAGCTAGCGGTGAGAAAATCCTAAAAGACACCAAATATTTTACCACATCAAACTCTCCAATATACAAAGACACAAATCTTGACGAATGGTTTGAAAACCATGTGTCTGAACCCCTCAGCAAAAAGCTGGAGGAATTCCAAGAGAGAGATAGTGGCTGGGCACTAAAGGCTGTTGTTAACCTGGGGGTAAACATTAACAAATTTACACCTCAACTAGGCTCCTCATACGTCGAACTTCCTcctcaaataaaaagaaaacaggcaTGTATTAATGTTAAAAACGATGATGAGGCATGCTTTGCGTGGGCTGTCGTATCGGCATTATATCCATGTCGAAATAACTCTGCTTTAATGACATCTTACCCACACTACTCGAGCATATTAAAGTTGAAGGGAATACAGTGGCCAATGACGATGAGGCAGATTCctaattttgaaaaacagaatgaTATTTCAATTAATGTATAcgttttgaaaaaagaaaaaggagaTTTTGCGACCCTTCCTACATTTCTAACTAAAAACAAGAAGGATAAACATGTGAATTTGCTTTTAATTCAAGATAAATATGATGATACCGAAGGTCCTATTAGATACCATTACGTTTGGCTAAAAAGTTTGTCCCGCCTCCTCTCCAAGCAGCTTAGCAAACGTAAAGGAACCAAATATTTCTGCGATGGCTGCCTCCATTACTTTCGATCACAAGAAAAGTTAAATATTCATAAGGCATGCTGCAGCGGTCGATCAGATCTTATATGTGATAGATGCCTACAACCGTTTTCATCATCTACTCAGCTAGAAGCTCACACAGTAGATTGCATAAGAATTAATGAAACAGCCACTAAAATGCCCGAGGAAAgcaataaaatgttgaaatttaaGAATTTCCGGAATAAGATTAAAGCTCCCTTCGCCGTGTACGCAGATCTCGAGAGTGCTTTGAAAAGTACAGGAGATCCTAAAAAACCTCAAGAACATATTCCTGTAGCAGTTGGTTATTTCTTTAAATGCTCGTATGATGACACTTTGTCGTTTTATGACTCATATAGAGGAAAGGATTGCATGAAATGGTTCGCAGATAAACTTAATCAGCTTGCTGAGGATGTTTCTACGGTGTTTATGTGCCCATATGATATAAATATGACAACTCAGCAAGAGAGCGATTTCCATGCAGCCACTCATTGCCATATCTGCGAGCAACGCTTCTCTCCTGAAGATAAGAAAGTACGAGACCATGACCACCTCACTCCAGAAAATAATTACAGAGGTGCAGCTCATGAAGGGTGTAACATTAATTACAAAGATGCTCATACTATCCCAGTGATATTTCATAACCTTAGCGGATATGACGCCCACTTCATTGTTAATGATATTGCTACACACATCAAAGGTCCCGTAGATCTTCTTCCTATTAATAAGGAAAAATACATTTCTTTTACAAAACATATTGATGATGCTCGAATTAAATTCCGTTTTATCGACAGTTTTCGATTTATGTCTTATTCTCTTGATAAATTAGCTTCTTACCTCCCCGAGTTTCCTAATCTCAAGTCCCAATATACTTCGCTTCCAGAGGAGAATTTCCATCTTCTAACTAAAAAAGGTATCATGCCATATGATTATATTGATTCATTTAATAAATTTGCTGAAACGTCTCTACCTCCTATTGAGTCTTTTTACAATAAACTTGAGGATAAACCATGTCCTCGTCCACATTATCGTCGCGCTCAAGAAGTCTGGTCGTCATTCAATTGTGCAACTCTCGGGGATTATGTCGATTTATATATGAAAACtgacattcttcttcttgcagATATCTTTGAGCGATTCCGATCCAGCTCTCTTCGAACTTATAATCTTGACCCTGCTCACTATTATACTTTACCTGGTTTTACgtgggatgcaatgcttaaatatacAGGTCAAGAACTGGAGCTTTTAACCGATCCTGACATGCATTTGTTTGTTGAACGTGGTATTCGTGGTGGTCTTAGTCAAGTTTGCTCTAAAAGACGTGTGAAAGCTAACAATCCATACATCAACAACTATGACCCATCTAAACCAAAAACGTTTCTTATGTATTTTGATGTTAATAATCAGTATGGTTGGGCCATGTCTCAATATCTTCCATATgggggtttcgagtgggtcgatGCCAATATTGATGTCCTTTCCATTGCCGACGATGCTTCTGAAGGGTACATTCTCGAGGTTGATCTGGCGTACCCTCAACATCTTCATGATCGTCATAAAGATATCCCGTTTTGTCCTGAGTCTTTAAATTCTAAGACTATGCTTCCTCCTACACGTCCGCGAGAGCAGACTAAATTAATGGCTACCCTACAAGATAAAGAAAGATATGTAATACATTATAGAGCACTCAAACAGGCGCTTGCAAATGGATTGATCCTGAAAAAGATACATAGAGTATTGAAATTCAAACAGGCTCCATGGTTAAAGCCATATATCGATCTTAATACAAATCTCCGGAAGGCAGCGAAAAATGAGTTTGAAAAGGACCTTTTTAAGCTTATGAATAATGCAGTGTTCGGGAAGACTATGGAATCAGTGCGCAAGCGCGTTGATATAAAGTTGCTTACTTTGTGGGAGGGTCGTTACGGAGCTGAAGCTAGAATAAGTAGCCCATTGTTTAAGAATGCAACGATTTTTAGTGAAAACTTGGTAGCTGTTGAGATGCGTAGAAGTGAAATATGGTTAGATAAACCAATCTATATCGGAATGTGTATTTTAGACTTGGCTAAAACGACAATCTATGATTTTCAATATGGATACTTAGCTAGTAGGTTCGGTGAAAACTTTACAACTTGCTATACTGATACCGATAGTGTAATCGTGGAAATACGTGAACAAGACCCATATGATGCTATGAAAGAAGATtgctataaatattttgataccTCAGACTATCgtaaagacaatatttatggTATCCCTCAGGTTAACAAAAAGGTGTTGGGTATGATGAAAGATGAGAATGAAGGCCGAATAATGACTGACTACATAGGGCTCCGATCTAAATTGTATACAACAAAAGTAGTTATCACAGAAGATAAGATCGAAGAAAAGAGGAGGAAGTTGAAAGAGGAAGAATATGAGGATGATGAGATTGatgcaattattaaaatttatggtGTGACAAAGAAGGCGAAGGGGGTAAAGAAATCTGTGGTGAACACGAAAATTACGTTTGAGGACTATGTAGAGTGTTTGGATAACTTAAAAAAGGTGTATGCTTCACAGAATCTAATACGCTCAGATAAGCACCATGTTTATACCATAACACAAAGGAAGATTGCGCTAAGCCCCAATGATGATAAAAGACATCACCTTCCGGAGTCATATGATACACTTCCGTGGGGGCATTATTTAATTGATTCTAAGATGGATGTTGATTAA